In one Liolophura sinensis isolate JHLJ2023 chromosome 11, CUHK_Ljap_v2, whole genome shotgun sequence genomic region, the following are encoded:
- the LOC135477414 gene encoding uncharacterized protein LOC135477414 isoform X6, producing MDSQRRSLSLRSFWIEYQTPVKRNPEPQGDRFSVHHQQNWSRQAPSVRTASQRWKERHVHGEQFSPMSSALSWPGPRTVIVPRTDQGFGFTLRHFIVYPPESATDNLAEGEIFTDENDPEGRRVKRTKLSSLEPMDTIFVKHVKESGPAHLAGLNTGDRIVSVNGESVTGKTYSQVIALIQSSASALKLLVVPKHEDILQMAYQTSVYDQTQEMFHSDGGLISASQGSYVKVEHAGIAPTTEVTVTSRRGGWREELRRKYSTPLDETGYGCKPDRDIKSVSWQGSSGSPREPLRGDSRNSNGRKGSFDIRISYNYPSGKAQTNYSPSQKSADYGLYYPVVRKDLWAEPADTVSNQSRSNSNSMSSLSARQSQECVVQPLGSQEKLGQSQSSWTRSGTQDYPSLRLSQENMSYSRRSKDGALQSQEDVWSSPYSSARSHTWDSSKFASRTGKGASDSVPRSLTTSSLSKMRTKGMEYSPPDSTPLSSVGSNMKPVRYSVSSSTSNLPQNVSPTRLIQYAPPHTALSSQRSAKSTSADNLQNAGSLSVHRSSLGGQKSGYAVTGSRIKDYHEPNIPGRTFVVRIGDKVTVSPPSGPVTQTSCTNPVSMNNTCSFGTTFALTRAPSGKSFESRKNAQLPVSERKKQFEGTVRKEEVQQATASSGSYEMSTSTKRYKTEIEKLQSLGKIGDIVKRVQHFEVSNSSSSESGTPPPPNYSEKTPPPHEIHITTVPPMYSPTHRQQSQIGTRQQEQQQVPSPIPQQSPAQTQQQQQQQHPPVQQPAIKVRKISTERYQPPGSPSNSRPDSTGTNVPVRVCLPQSTSAPSSPTVEEAKGFEDAALRSGSKCLMDTNGMSTSMINPPLRMDSVEGTFLSTENVSSSSLNSNNRPTRKVSYLTAVNAPICKQVMTASTENLNRAGCKSSEESMVAPGDGMVPPTSSGLKSASVPNVVMRKKAEVEDDGIKLHRRTSYLMATAKDRTTLTLPLDKSAPVSTEMPVSPSKGINIKKQKQRFGEKTPRIPEGNEGKRSSQDLNSPIHEVVKEGFLYCKTAITDGKRASDRSWKPMWATLKGHALYLVKDKKDGSWNPNDEQLISIKSCLVDIANDYTKKKNVFRLKTYNGSEYLLQADDQDAMSDWIQAIQTNNDPDGDVRHDIREKGVVMSDFMLRKTTQYDQQVPSKTSPQAQQKSKKLSGLSFKGKMPYSPNVKRKKPLDDASRSKTWKGKFKSFRRLAGGASSAVEEEVVPTGTFGVPLELCVPSPENELVPLIVEICTKIVEARGLEVVGIYRVPGNTVSVHTMQDDLNRGFENMNSENDKWLDVNVISSLLKAFFRKLPEPLVTEDLYQSFINANRADDPMRRMLSLKRLLHDLPEHHFETFRHLAAHLKLVAMHEEYNKMDSRNLAIVFGPTLIRRKDEDMATLVKDMSDQCRIVESVIVNNEWFFSSWEEDNVVPVDDASIVSAPVSSSNSLLTRLAEDDRGKEINPKDIVSSIILAANKKLKGKDKKYSSLMSDDGDLDSECGPNERNIDQEVARRRAKSEEILTQDSASESTSTSSASKSFDQQDSVSMEHHDTYPFKLSSGAYSSERVPPLGTEEYMDWVFLRTHSDSQQRAATSNRPASLARHYSDDSLLDKNDELEISLGSLHNKCSYSRDRVDQLWRIELEARALREKEEMHQRESEKRRLEQQRIEQELARTKKELEIEDSHSLEDLLHTEFAMQISDFAVNRMSDLNGRGMGPQDSGLLLSEYSAMSSDRRDAGKFYSPKMGGACGSVARFGRPGRYEHEGGVSCHSGIGYGDRQGSMGKRAGSLETIIDVKCNNGKRSSGHHGKGKRDGDRGSGFKPLDQAEGKTVLLTRSSSVRRGSLDSLRDFYDKQDHRSSWASTDSEDGSDLLTSLTTTFDQKLQILLNPKFKLTGAAKRQLCASESTGSETTAEENKAEREVVFAQPSAVAIKPVPPLKVEEYTAPKPAPSKQFTDHSLVQRLSRLGESGFDRSFRDPSLHRMHKPDAKIGIASRFERGSSINSSSSIVNNEMSMSTSSLPSGSLGYRPLSSQRDKGDGVDTGQSSLKYAVGLLGSKSSQTEAGSAQKSSSGSARAEGKPFSLRAECRPITKSEKTEVNLSPVKTVTRGHIRGSETILFVGVICGKVQRLCGRSL from the exons TGCTTCTGCTCTCAAACTGTTGGTAGTCCCCAAACATGAGGATATTCTGCAGATG GCCTATCAGACCTCAGTGTATGATCAAACACAGGAAATGTTCCACAGCGACGGCGGTTTGATATCCGCATCCCAAGGCAGCTATGTCAAAGTGGAGCATGCTGGGATAGCCCCAACCACGGAGGTCACAGTCACATCTCGCCGAGGGGGGTGGAGGGAAGAACTGAGACGGAAGTACTCCACCCCCCTGGATGAGACCGGCTACGGGTGCAAACCTGACCGTGATATAAAGAGCGTCAGTTGGCAAGGAAGCAGCGGGTCGCCAAGAGAGCCATTGCGTGGTGACAGTCGAAACAGTAATGGGCGTAAAGGCTCGTTTGATATTCGTATTTCTTACAACTATCCTTCTGGAAAGGCTCAGACCAATTACAGCCCTTCACAGAAGTCTGCAGACTACGGATTATACTACCCTGTGGTGCGCAAAGACCTTTGGGCAGAGCCTGCGGATACTGTGTCCAATCAGTCACGTTCAAACTCAAACTCCATGTCGAGTCTGTCCGCCAGACAGTCTCAGGAATGTGTTGTTCAGCCGCTGGGCTCGCAAGAAAAACTCGGTCAGTCGCAGTCGAGCTGGACACGCAGTGGCACGCAAGATTACCCGAGTTTGAGACTGTCGCAGGAAAATATGTCGTATTCGCGCAGGTCCAAAGATGGCGCACTTCAATCCCAGGAGGACGTTTGGTCCTCTCCATACAGCTCTGCTCGCTCCCACACGTGGGACTCGTCTAAGTTTGCCTCCCGCACAGGCAAAGGCGCCAGTGACTCTGTCCCACGCTCTCTCACTACCTCGTCGCTTTCCAAAATGAGGACAAAAGGAATGGAGTACTCTCCCCCTGACTCGACGCCGTTGTCGAGTGTAGGGTCGAATATGAAGCCTGTGCGTTACAGCGTGAGTAGCAGCACCAGTAACCTGCCTCAGAATGTCAGTCCCACGCGACTCATACAGTATGCTCCCCCACACACAGCTCTCTCTTCTCAGCGCAGTGCGAAATCCACCAGTGCTGATAACTTACAGAATGCAGGGAGCCTGTCTGTGCATAGGTCAAGCTTAGGTGGTCAAAAATCTGGCTACGCAGTCACTGGGTCACGGATAAAGGATTACCACGAACCTAATATCCCGGGGCGTACGTTTGTGGTCCGTATTGGAGACAAAGTGACAGTTTCCCCGCCCTCAGGGCCAGTAACACAGACCTCCTGCACAAACCCGGTCAGTATGAACAACACTTGTAGCTTTGGAACTACATTTGCTCTCACGAGAGCCCCCAGTGGGAAGTCTTTCGAGTCTCGTAAAAATGCTCAGTTACCAGTGTCCGAGCGCAAGAAACAGTTTGAAGGTACCGTTAGAAAAGAAGAGGTACAGCAGGCGACTGCTTCATCAGGCTCTTACGAAATGTCCACCTCTACCAAACGCTACAAAACAGAGATAGAGAAATTGCAGAGTTTAGGCAAAATAGGAGATATTGTTAAAAGAGTGCAGCATTTTGAGGTATCAAATAGTAGCAGTAGTGAATCAGGAACCCCACCACCCCCTAATTATAGCGAGAAGACCCCACCCCCGCACGAGATCCACATAACCACTGTCCCACCCATGTACTCTCCTACTCACAGACAGCAGTCACAAATCGGGACAcgacaacaagaacaacagcaAGTGCCATCACCAATTCCCCAGCAATCCCCAGCCCAaactcaacaacaacagcagcagcagcatcCACCTGTTCAGCAGCCAGCTATCAAAGTGCGCAAAATTTCCACGGAGCGTTATCAGCCTCCTGGTTCACCATCAAACAGTCGCCCAGACAGCACAGGTACAAATGTCCCTGTCAGGGTTTGTCTTCCGCAGTCCACAAGCGCCCCAAGCTCTCCAACTGTGGAGGAAGCAAAGGGCTTTGAGGACGCAGCCTTGCGCTCAGGAAGTAAGTGCTTAATGGACACAAATGGAATGTCCACATCCATGATAAATCCACCTTTGCGGATGGATTCTGTTGAAGGCACCTTTTTGTCCACTGAAAATGTGTCGTCTTCGTCTTTGAACTCTAATAACAGGCCCACAAGGAAGGTCTCCTACCTTACAGCTGTGAATGCTCCCATCTGCAAACAAG TCATGACCGCGTCAACGGAGAATCTGAACCGAGCTGGCTGCAAGTCCTCCGAAGAGTCCATGGTTGCCCCCGGAGACGGCATGGTCCCGCCCACCTCATCTGGGCTCAAATCTGCGTCAGTGCCAAATGTGGTGATGAGGAAGAAAGCTGAAG TAGAAGATGATGGCATCAAGCTTCATCGGCGGACGTCATACCTGATGGCCACGGCCAAGGATAGGACTACACTGACCCTGCCACTGGACAAGTCTGCACCGGTCAGCACAGAAATGCC GGTAAGTCCCTCCAAGGGCATCAATATCAAGAAACAGAAACAGCGCTTTGGGGAAAAG ACACCTCGTATTCCTGAAGGTAATGAAGGGAAGCGTTCATCCCAGGATTTGAACAGCCCGATCCATGAGGTGGTGAAAGAAGGCTTCCTCTACTGCAAGACCGCCATCACAGATGGAAAG AGAGCCAGTGACCGCTCCTGGAAACCGATGTGGGCTACCTTGAAAGGTCATGCCCTTTACTTGGTCAAGGACAAAAAAGACGGTTCCTGG AATCCCAATGACGAGCAGCTGATCTCTATCAAGTCATGCCTGGTGGACATCGCCAACGATTACACGAAGAAAAAGAACGTGTTCCGTCTGAAGACGTACAACGGGTCTGAGTACCTGCTGCAGGCAGATGACCAGGACGCCATGTCCGATTGGATACAGGCCATTCAGACCAACAACGACCCGGACGGTGATGTAAGACACGATATTCGG GAAAAGGGAGTGGTTATGTCGGACTTCATGTTACGCAAAACCACGCAATATGACCAACAAGTGCCCTCCAAAACCTCGCCCCAGGCACAGCAGAAAAGCAAGAAGCTCTCAGGGTTGTCTTTCAAGGGTAAAATGCCATACTCTCCGAATGTGAAGAGGAAAAAACCGCTAG ACGATGCGTCGCGCTCTAAAACCTGGAAAGGGAAGTTCAAGAGTTTCCGGCGCCTAGCTGGTGGGGCCAGTTCTGCGGTCGAGGAGGAAGTTGTGCCCACGGGGACATTTGGAGTGCCGCTGGAACTCTGTGTGCCCTCTCCAGAGAATGAG CTGGTGCCCCTCATCGTGGAGATCTGTACCAAGATTGTGGAGGCGAGAGGGTTAGAGGTGGTCGGCATCTACCGCGTACCCGGGAATACTGTGTCAGTCCACACCATGCAGGATGATCTCAATAGG GGTTTCGAGAATATGAACAGTGAGAACGACAAATGGTTAGATGTGAATGTGATCAGCAGTTTGCTCAAAGCCTTCTTCAGGAAGCTCCCAGAGCCTCTGGTCACTGAGG ATTTGTACCAGTCTTTTATCAATGCTAACCGTGCGGACGACCCCATGAGACGGATGCTGAGCCTTAAGAGACTTCTGCACGATTTACCcgaacatcattttgagacaTTCAGACATCTGGCAGCTCACCTAAAACTAGTCGCCATGCACGAGGAGTACAATAAGATGGACTCTCGGAACTTGGCCATCGTGTTTGGTCCGACGCTGATTAGGCGTAAAGACGAGGACATGGCCACTCTGGTGAAGGACATGTCTGATCAGTGCCGGATTGTGGAGAGCGTCATTGTTAAT aatGAGTGGTTCTTCAGTTCATGGGAGGAGGATAATGTGGTGCCAGTGGACGATGCTTCTATTGTCAGCGCTCCCGTCAGCAGTTCAAACAGTCTTCTTACCAGGCTTGCTGAAG ATGACCGAGGTAAAGAGATCAATCCGAAGGACATTGTGTCTTCGATAATTCTGGCAGCTAACAAGAAGCTGAAGGGAAAAGACAAGAAGTATAGTTCTTTGATGTCTGATGACGGTGACCTTGACAGCGAGTGTGGGCCAAACGAGCGCAACATTGATCAAGAGGTCGCGCGGAGGCGGGCTAAGTCTGAAGAGATTCTCACGCAGGACTCGGCCTCGGAGTCAACCTCCACTTCGTCTGCATCGAAAAGTTTCGATCAACAGGATTCTGTGTCCATGGAACATCACGACACGTACCCATTCAAACTGTCCTCAGGAGCATACAGTTCTGAGAGAGTTCCTCCCCTTGGCACAGAGGAGTACATGGACTGGGTGTTCTTACGTACACACAGCGATAGCCAACAGCGTGCTGCGACCTCAAACCGGCCGGCATCTCTTGCTAGGCATTATTCAGACGATTCGTTGTTGGACAAAAATGATGAGTTAGAAATCTCTCTCGGGAGCCTCCATAATAAGTGTAGTTATAGTCGAGATAGAGTCGACCAATTGTGGAGGATCGAACTCGAGGCCAGAGCCTTGAGAGAAAAAGAGGAGATGCACCAAAGAGAAAGCGAAAAACGCCGTTTAGAACAGCAGAGAATAGAACAGGAGTTAGCGCGGACGAAAAAAGAGCTGGAAATCGAGGATAGTCACAGTTTGGAAGATCTGCTGCACACAGAGTTTGCCATGCAAATTTCAGACTTTGCCGTGAATCGAATGTCTGATTTGAATGGAAGAGGCATGGGGCCTCAGGACTCTGGATTATTGTTGTCAGAGTACAGTGCAATGTCTTCTGACAGGAGAGACGCTGGGAAATTTTATTCCCCAAAAATGGGTGGGGCTTGTGGCTCAGTAGCGAGATTTGGGCGTCCAGGAAGGTACGAGCATGAAGGAGGAGTGTCTTGTCATTCAGGCATTGGTTACGGCGATCGTCAAGGGTCGATGGGGAAAAGAGCGGGTTCACTGGAGACGATTATCGATGTGAAGTGCAATAATGGGAAACGCAGCTCTGGGCATCATGGGAAAGGAAAGAGAGACGGTGATCGGGGGTCAGGCTTCAAGCCCCTTGACCAGGCAGAGGGTAAGACCGTATTGCTGACCCGCTCCAGCTCCGTGAGGCGAGGCTCGCTGGATTCTCTTAGAGACTTTTATGATAAGCAGGATCACCGCTCATCGTGGGCGTCTACGGACTCTGAGGATGGCTCTGATCTCCTCACCAGTCTCACAACAACCTTTGACCAAAAACTCCAGATCTTGCTCAACCCAAAGTTCAAGCTGACCGGCGCAGCCAAAAGGCAACTTTGTGCGTCAGAGAGCACAGGGTCTGAAACCACGGCGGAGGAGAACAAGGCGGAGAGAGAAGTTGTTTTTGCCCAGCCGTCTGCGGTAGCCATCAAACCAGTGCCTCCTTTGAAGGTGGAGGAATACACGGCACCCAAGCCTGCTCCTAGCAAACAGTTTACAGATCATTCCCTCGTACAGAGGCTATCGCGACTGGGTGAATCTGGTTTCGACCGGTCTTTCCGGGATCCCAGCCTCCACAGAATGCACAAACCCGATGCCAAAATTGGCATTGCTTCTCGGTTTGAGCGAGGCTCATCCATCAATAGCTCCAGCAGTATAGTGAATAATGAGATGAGCATGAGCACTAGTTCCTTACCCAGTGGATCGCTGGGGTACAGGCCCTTGTCCTCACAGAGGGATAAAGGTGATGGGGTGGACACTGGGCAGTCTAGTCTGAAGTATGCGGTGGGATTGCTAGGGAGTAAGAGCAGCCAAACCGAAGCTGGGAGCGCACAGAAATCGTCTAGTGGGTCTGCACGTGCCGAAGGCAAGCCCTTCAGCCTAAGGGCGGAGTGCAGGCCAATCACAAAGTCTGAGAAGACAGAAGTGAATCTGTCCCCTGTCAAAACTGTCACGAGAGGACACATCAGGGGCTCCGAGACAATTCTCTTTGTTGGAGTCATCTGTGGGAAAGTGCAGCGGCTCTGTGGACGATCTCTGTGA